One window of Campylobacter avium LMG 24591 genomic DNA carries:
- a CDS encoding flagellar protein FlaG, producing the protein MDIGKISNADTNVSASIAKLGSLQRPSHAAVLSNDNPKDSKQGDENIGLNDLTKSLNEQMSSLNANVKFEFNDEIGELYISVVEKDTGALIRQIPTEEAMKLKEHLKNIVGMLFDKEG; encoded by the coding sequence ATGGATATAGGTAAGATAAGTAATGCAGATACCAACGTGTCTGCTAGTATAGCAAAGCTTGGTTCTTTGCAAAGACCGTCTCATGCTGCTGTGTTATCCAATGATAATCCTAAGGATAGCAAGCAAGGTGATGAGAACATCGGCTTAAATGATTTAACAAAGAGTTTAAACGAACAGATGAGCTCTCTTAATGCTAATGTTAAATTTGAATTTAACGATGAGATTGGCGAGCTTTACATCAGTGTCGTAGAAAAGGACACCGGAGCTTTGATTAGACAAATACCAACAGAAGAGGCTATGAAGCTTAAGGAACACCTTAAAAATATAGTTGGTATGTTATTTGATAAGGAGGG